A window from Drosophila nasuta strain 15112-1781.00 chromosome 3, ASM2355853v1, whole genome shotgun sequence encodes these proteins:
- the LOC132789347 gene encoding uncharacterized protein LOC132789347: MAKVELLIELVKKHKILYDLEDEDYKNIRKKDRIWNEIGLELEESGDEIKKKWKNLRDSFSKYVRSTKCTTGQSAVHKTWIWAKQMESFRPFISSTKTSSNVSCIEPSEPFSFTEAFQCKEESPESHMDDEINDELNQSIVSIPAVDTERPDLKPLKRSTPQSTSSVKDVIEYEESNDELKQSIASIPAVDTERTPLKRLKRSTTQPTSFVKDVIEYLQTPDDLDILFMAYAQTIKKFSPRRQAHIKFKIAKLIMEEEIANLEENSSS, encoded by the exons ATGGCAAAAGTGGAGCTGCTTATTGAATTagtaaaaaaacataaaatattgtaCGATTTAGAGGACGAGGACTACAAAAACATCAGAAAAAAGGACAGGATATGGAACGAAATTGGATTGGAGCTGGAAGAAAGTG gtgatgaaataaaaaaaaaatggaaaaatttacGAGACTCCTTTTCAAAATATGTGAGGTCAACAAAATGTACTACAGGGCAATCCGCTGTTCATAAAACATGGATTTGGGCCAAACAAATGGAAAGCTTTCGTCCATTTATTTCGTCTACTAAAACGTCTTCGAATGTCAGTTGCATTGAACCATCTGAACCATTTTCATTCACGGAAGCTTTTCAATGCAAAGAAGAATCACCAGAATCGCATATGGATGACGAGATCAATGATGAATTGAACCAATCTATCGTATCAATTCCTGCCGTTGATACTGAAAGACCTGATTTGAAGCCCTTGAAAAGATCTACACCACAATCAACGTCATCCGTGAAGGATGTAATTGAATATGAAGAGAGCAATGATGAATTGAAACAATCTATCGCATCAATTCCTGCCGTTGATACTGAAAGAACTCCATTGAAGCGCTTGAAAAGATCTACCACACAACCAACGTCCTTCGTGAAGGAtgtaattgaatatttgcaaaCGCCCGACGATCttgatattttgtttatggcgTATGcccaaacaattaaaaaattcagtCCGAGGAGACAGGCtcacataaaatttaaaattgcaaaacttaTTATGGAGGAAGAAATAGCGAATCTTGAGGAAAATTCATCCAGTTAA
- the LOC132789344 gene encoding isoleucine--tRNA ligase, cytoplasmic, whose amino-acid sequence MSAARKLERADVCRVPENINFPAEEDNVLQQWRDEKIFEKCSQLSKGKPKYTFYDGPPFATGLPHYGHILAGTIKDIVTRYAYQQGYHVDRRFGWDCHGLPVEFEIDKLLNIKGPEDVAKMGIKAYNAECRKIVMRYADEWETVVTRVGRWIDFKNDYKTLYPWYMESIWWIFKQLFDKGLVYQGVKVMPYSTACTTSLSNFEANQNYKEVVDPCVVVALEAVTLPNTYFLVWTTTPWTLPSNFACCVNAKMNYVKVRDVKTDRLYVLAESRLSYVYKTEAEYEVKEKFTGDKLKGLHYKPLFPYFAQRGAEVKAHRVLVDDYVTEDSGTGIVHNAPYFGEDDYRVCLAAGLITKSSDVICPLDDSGRFTAEVPDFQGQYVKDADKNIMASLKASGNLVSSGQVKHSYPFCWRSDTPLIYKAVPSWFVRVEHMSKNLLACSSQTYWVPDFVKEKRFGNWLKEARDWAISRNRYWGTPIPIWRSPSGDETVVIGSIKQLAELSGVLVEDLHRETIDDIEIPSAVPGNPPLRRIAPVFDCWFESGSMPFAQQHFPFENEKDFMNNFPADFIAEGIDQTRGWFYTLLVISTALFNKAPFKNLIASGLVLAADGQKMSKRKKNYPDPMEVVHKYGADALRLYLINSPVVRAESLRFKEEGVRDIIKDVFLPWYNAYRFLLQNIVRYEKEELGGKSLYTYERARHLQSMENASVIDVWILSFKESLLEFFATEMKMYRLYTVVPRLTKFIDQLTNWYVRLNRRRIKGEMGTEQCIQSLDTLYDVLYTMVKMMAPFTPFLTEYIFQRLVLFQPKGTLEHTDSVHYQMMPASQRKFIRSDIERSVALMQSVVELGRVMRDRRTLPVKYPVSEIIVIHKDQQTLEEIKSLQDFILSELNVRKLTLSSEKEKYGVTLRAEPDHKTLGQRLKGNFKAVMAAIKALKDEEIQKQVAQGYFNILDQRIELDEVRVIYCTSDKVGGNFEAHSDNEVLVLLDMTPNEELLEEGLAREIINRVQKLKKKAQLIPTDPVIIYYALSASKNAKKEVLETQAQLEKVLVNYAAMIKGAVKSEFIPFNAKEAATKRPIITELVDLKGVDLTLTICSTEELQLPTLAWLNVTLAGELQPRFVNSNKASILLQHNVNKEYITLETLRTEVEVLFGLYGINYELYVVDQQKKVTELKTIDKSLSGKLLVLTRNPEALRKSTDYVVDAAPYSKFVNQSGSTVFTENPKGHSL is encoded by the exons ATGAGCGCTGCAAGAAAACTTGAGCGTGCTGACGTGTGTCGGGTGCCGGAGAACATCAACTTTCCTGCTGAAGAAGACAATGTGCTACAGCAATGGCGTGACGAAAAGATCTTTGAGAAGTGCAGTCAGCTCTCAAAGGGAAAGCCCAA ATACACTTTCTATGATGGGCCGCCATTTGCAACCGGCTTGCCGCATTATGGGCACATTCTGGCTGGTACCATCAAGGACATTGTGACACGCTATGCCTATCAGCAGGGTTACCACGTGGATCGTCGCTTCGGCTGGGATTGTCACGGTCTGCCTGTGGAATTCGAGATCGATAAGTTGCTCAACATCAAAGGTCCTGAGGATGTGGCAAAAATGGGCATTAAAGCGTATAACGCCGAGTGTCGCAAGATTGTCATGCGCTATGCTGATGAATGGGAAACTGTTGTGACGCGTGTGGGTCGCTGGATTGATTTCAAGAACGATTACAAGACATTGTATCCCTGGTACATGGAGTCCATCTGGTGGATCTTCAAGCAGCTGTTCGACAAAGGTTTGGTCTACCAAGGTGTCAAGGTGATGCCCTATTCAACTGCGTGCACAACATCGCTATCCAACTTTGAGGCTAATCAAAACTACAAGGAGGTCGTTGATCCATGTGTTGTGGTAGCTCTTGAGGCTGTAACGCTGCCCAACACATACTTCCTGGTGTGGACAACAACGCCCTGGACATTGCCTTCGAATTTCGCCTGTTGCGTTAATGCTAAAATGAATTACGTAAAG GTGCGCGATGTGAAGACTGATCGTCTTTATGTGCTCGCCGAGTCGCGATTGAGCTACGTCTACAAGACGGAGGCAGAGTACGAGGTGAAGGAGAAGTTTACGGGCGACAAGCTCAAGGGATTGCACTACAAACCGCTCTTCCCTTACTTTGCTCAACGTGGTGCTGAGGTAAAGGCGCATCGTGTGCTGGTGGATGATTATGTGACTGAGGATTCGGGTACTGGCATTGTCCACAATGCACCTTACTTTGGCGAGGACGATTACCGCGTCTGCTTGGCAGCCGGTTTAATCACCAAGTCCAGCGATGTAATTTGCCCCTTGGATGATAGCGGTCGCTTTACAGCAGAGGTGCCCGATTTCCAAGGTCAGTACGTTAAGGATGCGGATAAGAACATCATGGCCAGTTTGAAGGCCAGCGGCAATTTGGTCTCCAGCGGTCAAGTTAAGCATAGTTATCCATTCTGCTGGCGTTCGGATACGCCGTTGATCTACAAGGCGGTTCCTTCCTGGTTCGTGCGTGTTGAGCATATGTCCAAGAACTTGCTGGCCTGCAGCTCTCAGACTTACTGGGTGCCCGACTTCGTGAAGGAGAAGCGTTTCGGTAACTGGCTGAAGGAGGCTAGAGATTGGGCT ATTTCTCGTAATCGCTACTGGGGCACTCCCATTCCCATTTGGCGTTCACCGAGCGGTGATGAGACTGTTGTCATCGGCAGCATCAAGCAACTGGCAGAGCTATCTGGCGTGCTAGTGGAAGATTTGCATCGTGAGACCATCGATGACATTGAGATTCCTTCGGCGGTGCCCGGCAATCCTCCATTGCGTCGCATTGCGCCTGTTTTCGATTGCTGGTTCGAATCTGGTTCTATGCCATTCGCACAACAGCATTTTCCCTTCGAGAATGAGAAGGACTTTATGAATAATTTCCCTGCTGATTTTATTGCTGAGGGTATTGATCAGACTCGCGGCTGGTTCTACACTCTGCTCGTCATCTCGACGGCGCTGTTTAACAAGGCGCCATTCAAGAACCTAATTGCCAGTGGTTTAGTTCTGGCCGCCGATGGTCAGAAGATGTCAAAGCGCAAGAAGAACTATCCAGATCCCATGGAAGTGGTGCACAAATATGGTGCAGATGCTTTGCGTTTGTATCTAATCAACTCGCCAGTTGTGCGCGCTGAAAGTTTGCGATTCAAGGAAGAGGGCGTGCGTGATATCATCAAGGATGTCTTCTTGCCGTGGTACAATGCTTATCGCTTCCTGCTGCAAAACATTGTGCGCTACGAAAAGGAAGAGCTGGGCGGCAAGTCGCTGTACACCTACGAGAGGGCACGTCATTTGCAGAGCATGGAGAATGCTTCGGTTATCGATGTGTGGATTTTGTCATTCAAGGAATCGCTGTTGGAGTTCTTTGCCACTGAGATGAAGATGTACCGTCTCTACACTGTGGTGCCCAGACTCACCAAGTTCATTGACCAGTTGACCAACTG GTATGTGCGCTTAAACCGTCGTCGCATCAAGGGTGAAATGGGCACTGAACAGTGCATTCAATCATTGGATACGCTCTACGATGTGCTGTACACAATGGTTAAGATGATGGCACCTTTTACACCTTTCTTGACCGAATACATCTTCCAACGACTCGTGCTGTTCCAGCCTAAAGGAACCTTGGAGCACACTGACTCCGTGCACTACCAAATGATGCCTGCGAGTCAACGCAAGTTTATTCGCAGCGATATCGAACGATCTGTTGCACTGATGCAGTCTGTGGTTGAGTTGGGACGAGTGATGCGCGATCGTCGCACTCTGCCTGTAAAGTATCCCGTTTCGGAGATCATTGTGATCCACAAGGATCAGCAGACGCTGGAGGAGATCAAGAGCTTGCAAGACTTTATCCTCAGCGAACTCAATGTGCGCAAGCTGACGCTCAGCTCTGAGAAGGAAAAGTATGGAGTAACATTGCGTGCTGAACCAGACCACAAG ACGCTTGGTCAACGCCTGAAGGGCAACTTTAAGGCTGTTATGGCAGCTATCAAGGCGCTGAAGGATGAAGAGATTCAAAAGCAGGTTGCCCAGGGCTACTTTAACATTTTGGATCAGCGCATTGAGCTGGACGAAGTGCGTGTTATCTATTGCACGTCCGATAAGGTTGGAGGAAACTTTGAAGCGCACAGCGACAACGAAGTACTTGTCCTTTTGGACATGACGCCCAACGAGGAGCTGCTTGAGGAGGGTTTGGCTCGTGAAATCATCAATCGCGTGCAGAAGCTCAAGAAGAAAGCACAACTGATACCCACTGATCCTGTTATCATCTATTATGCCCTAAGTGCCAGCAAGAATGCCAAAAAGGAAGTCCTGGAAACACAAGCTCAATTGGAAAAGGTGCTAGTCAACTATGCGGCTATGATCAAGGGTGCTGTCAAATCGGAGTTCATACCATTTAATGCGAAAGAGGCTGCCACGAAACGTCCTATCATCACGGAGCTGGTTGATCTCAAGGGTGTCGATCTAACCCTCACCATTTGTTCCACGGAGGAACTGCAACTGCCGACACTAGCGTGGCTAAATGTTACGCTAGCTGGTGAGCTGCAACCGCGATTCGTCAACAGCAATAAGGCTTCAATATTGCTGCAGCATAATGTCAACAAGGAATACATCACATTGGAAACGCTGCGCACTGAAGTTGAGGTTCTTTTTGGTCTTTATGGCATCAACTATGAACTGTATGTGGTTGATCAGCAGAAAAAGGTTACGGAACTGAAGACTATCGATAAAAGCCTTAGTGGAAAGCTGCTTGTACTTACGCGCAATCCGGAAGCTCTACGCAAATCAACGGACTATGTGGTTGATGCAGCTCCCTATTCAAAGTTCGTCAATCAATCTGGAAGCACAGTTTTTACTGAGAACCCCAAGGGTCACAGTCTGTAG